From Acidobacteriota bacterium, a single genomic window includes:
- a CDS encoding ribokinase yields MLCSYRRNQVPQTKTDVVGLGLNATDTVLMVREFPPLGGKERVVSLSRQAGGQVATALVACQRLGLRARYIGKVGDDEAGRFQLKSLREEGLDVQYAEVTPGAATQFGLIIVDQATGERTVFWDRDKRLAVAPQELKPEAITTARLLHIDGCDSASCAQAAKWARKAGMPVIADLDTVYKDVEQIFPLIDYLIASANFLPAVTGRNDPFLVLEYMAREYKIRAPGMTLGRDGALVYSNGRFYYSPGFVVETVDTTGAGDIFHGAFACGILEGWDIERILDFSNAMAGLNCTRVGARGGIATRAEAEKLMTTGTRHRNPDYEKLPQAGGKSLRHRGTRKAQRA; encoded by the coding sequence ATGCTTTGTTCTTACCGGAGAAACCAGGTGCCACAAACCAAAACCGACGTTGTAGGCCTCGGTTTGAATGCAACGGACACAGTTCTGATGGTCCGAGAATTTCCGCCACTGGGAGGGAAAGAACGCGTGGTGTCCCTGTCCCGGCAGGCGGGGGGGCAGGTGGCCACAGCGCTCGTCGCCTGCCAGCGGCTGGGACTGCGAGCGCGTTACATCGGAAAAGTTGGCGATGACGAAGCCGGCCGCTTCCAACTGAAAAGCCTGCGTGAAGAAGGCCTCGATGTGCAGTACGCGGAAGTTACACCCGGCGCAGCCACGCAATTCGGACTGATCATTGTTGACCAGGCCACCGGCGAAAGGACCGTTTTCTGGGATCGCGACAAGCGTCTGGCCGTTGCGCCTCAGGAGTTAAAGCCGGAGGCCATCACCACGGCCAGGCTCCTGCATATCGATGGATGCGATTCCGCTTCCTGCGCCCAGGCGGCAAAATGGGCACGGAAGGCCGGGATGCCTGTGATCGCAGACCTGGACACGGTTTATAAAGATGTCGAACAGATTTTTCCACTGATCGATTACCTGATTGCCTCAGCAAATTTCCTGCCCGCCGTGACCGGGCGGAACGACCCTTTTCTCGTTCTGGAGTACATGGCGCGGGAATACAAGATCCGCGCCCCGGGAATGACGCTGGGCCGCGATGGCGCGCTGGTGTACAGCAACGGCCGCTTTTATTATTCGCCGGGATTCGTGGTGGAGACAGTGGACACTACGGGAGCGGGAGACATCTTTCATGGGGCCTTTGCCTGCGGCATCCTCGAAGGATGGGACATCGAACGCATATTAGACTTTTCGAACGCCATGGCAGGCCTGAATTGTACGCGCGTTGGAGCGCGCGGAGGGATCGCAACCCGCGCCGAGGCAGAAAAGCTGATGACCACAGGCACACGCCACCGAAATCCAGACTATGAAAAACTTCCGCAGGCCGGAGGCAAGAGCCTGCGCCATCGAGGGACAAGAAAGGCGCAACGCGCTTAG
- a CDS encoding SDR family oxidoreductase translates to MAGDSYALITGASSGIGECFAHALARRGQNLVLTARSEDKLTQLAADLAREHSIKSDIIPADLSVRDSAPRLAAILRERGRSINLLVNNAAFGARGEFWNLPLDRQMSMVRLNINALAELSYLLLPAMVERGEGAIINVSSTIGFQPAAYTATYAATKAFVTSFSMGLAEEVRRHGIRVVTLCPGSTRTNFFEAGNYGVRDMPGGLQAPEEVVEEALRALDRGGGLVVPRLLNKSMIFIQRFCPRETVAKFAARVFRPRNVRQQP, encoded by the coding sequence ATGGCAGGGGATAGCTACGCACTCATTACCGGAGCATCAAGCGGTATTGGCGAATGCTTCGCGCACGCCCTCGCCCGGCGCGGGCAAAACCTGGTGCTGACGGCACGGTCGGAAGATAAACTCACCCAATTGGCCGCAGACCTGGCTCGTGAACACTCCATCAAATCCGACATAATTCCGGCAGACCTCAGCGTGCGTGATTCAGCCCCCAGGCTTGCCGCGATCCTCAGGGAGAGAGGCCGTTCGATCAACCTGCTGGTGAACAATGCCGCATTCGGCGCACGCGGGGAGTTCTGGAACCTGCCGCTCGACCGTCAGATGTCGATGGTCCGCTTGAATATCAATGCCCTCGCGGAACTCTCGTACCTGCTGCTGCCAGCCATGGTGGAACGCGGCGAGGGCGCAATCATCAACGTCTCCTCGACGATCGGTTTCCAGCCCGCAGCCTACACGGCCACCTACGCCGCCACCAAGGCTTTCGTCACAAGCTTTTCGATGGGACTGGCTGAAGAGGTGCGACGGCACGGTATTCGCGTAGTAACGCTGTGCCCGGGAAGCACCCGCACCAATTTTTTTGAAGCCGGCAACTACGGAGTCCGCGATATGCCCGGCGGTTTGCAGGCGCCGGAAGAAGTGGTGGAGGAGGCGCTTCGGGCGCTCGACCGGGGCGGTGGGCTGGTGGTCCCGCGCCTGCTCAACAAATCCATGATTTTCATCCAGCGTTTTTGTCCGCGCGAGACGGTGGCAAAGTTTGCCGCCAGGGTCTTTCGTCCCCGGAACGTCCGTCAGCAGCCTTGA
- a CDS encoding cyclase family protein: MELSDLIASMRNARVVDLSQTLEERMPNFPTHSKFFHNLWGSYQLGGRSLSYQVLMHEHNGTHVDAPVHFVSDRNPDAHKTIDQIGPGHLIGRGVRLDCRGLKEGGYVSARFIQDWEVQHDVIGADDIVLFNFGWSAHWGLSPDNRRYLNDWPGVSVGAAEYLVSKSVVAVGVDSLSPDPPAALDTRPIHPLLLEKEVLIIENLTRLDELPDFFLFLALPLKIRQGSGSPIRAIALVPGAE; encoded by the coding sequence ATGGAATTGTCAGATTTGATCGCCAGCATGCGCAACGCCCGCGTGGTGGACCTGAGCCAGACGCTCGAAGAGCGCATGCCGAACTTTCCCACTCACTCAAAGTTCTTCCATAACCTTTGGGGGTCTTATCAGCTTGGAGGGAGGTCGCTCAGTTACCAGGTCCTGATGCACGAGCACAACGGAACGCACGTTGACGCTCCCGTGCATTTTGTGAGCGATAGAAATCCCGATGCACACAAAACGATCGACCAGATTGGGCCTGGCCACCTGATCGGGCGTGGTGTGCGCCTTGATTGCCGCGGGTTGAAGGAAGGCGGTTACGTCTCAGCGCGCTTCATTCAAGATTGGGAAGTTCAGCACGACGTCATCGGGGCAGACGACATTGTGCTATTCAATTTTGGATGGTCGGCTCACTGGGGGCTGAGCCCGGATAACCGGCGCTATCTGAACGACTGGCCGGGTGTTAGCGTGGGGGCCGCGGAATATCTTGTCAGCAAGTCTGTTGTAGCCGTCGGGGTCGATTCACTTTCGCCAGACCCGCCTGCAGCGCTTGATACCAGGCCGATCCATCCCCTCCTGCTCGAAAAAGAGGTCCTGATTATCGAGAACCTCACGCGCCTTGATGAGCTTCCGGATTTCTTTCTCTTTTTGGCGCTGCCGCTTAAAATCCGGCAGGGATCCGGCTCCCCCATCCGGGCCATTGCCTTGGTTCCAGGGGCTGAATAA
- a CDS encoding KpsF/GutQ family sugar-phosphate isomerase: protein MSLETGRRVLEIEARAIAELIGRLDQQFERAVETILACRGRLVVAGMGKSGLIGQKISATFSSTGTPSFFLHPAEALHGDLGRLVPNDVLMALSYSGETEELLRLLDTIKRLAIPLIVLTGMPNSTLAQSSDVVIDVSISEEACPLGLAPTASTTAMLAVGDALAMALLEKRGFKQEDYAALHPGGGLGVRLRRVENVMHTGEEIPLVQPETTLPDVIYEISKKKLGHTAVVDGEGRLAGVISDGDLRRFFQRAGGHALEHSAADLMTRNPVTIGRKELATRALNVMESRRITSLMVVDEAGRIEGVVHIHDLWRTEMF, encoded by the coding sequence ATGAGTCTTGAAACTGGCAGGAGAGTACTTGAAATTGAGGCGCGCGCCATCGCCGAACTGATCGGGAGGCTGGACCAGCAGTTTGAGCGCGCCGTAGAAACCATACTTGCTTGCCGCGGACGCCTGGTGGTGGCCGGCATGGGCAAGTCTGGCCTGATCGGACAGAAGATTTCCGCCACATTTTCAAGCACTGGGACGCCCTCATTCTTCCTGCATCCTGCAGAAGCGCTCCACGGGGACCTCGGGCGGCTGGTCCCTAACGACGTGCTGATGGCGCTCTCTTACAGCGGCGAGACAGAAGAACTGCTCCGCCTGCTCGACACGATCAAGCGCCTTGCGATTCCGCTGATTGTGCTGACCGGCATGCCGAACTCGACTCTTGCACAGTCAAGCGATGTGGTGATTGACGTGAGTATCAGCGAAGAAGCCTGCCCGCTGGGCCTCGCTCCAACAGCCTCAACCACGGCCATGCTGGCGGTAGGCGACGCGCTGGCCATGGCGCTGCTTGAAAAGCGTGGGTTCAAGCAGGAGGACTACGCAGCACTTCACCCGGGCGGCGGCCTGGGTGTACGCCTGCGGCGCGTGGAGAACGTGATGCACACGGGTGAGGAGATCCCGCTAGTACAACCTGAAACCACGTTGCCGGACGTGATTTACGAAATCAGCAAGAAGAAGCTGGGCCATACGGCCGTCGTGGACGGCGAGGGGCGTTTGGCCGGCGTGATTTCTGACGGCGACCTGCGGCGCTTCTTCCAGCGCGCGGGCGGCCATGCACTCGAACACTCAGCAGCCGACCTGATGACTCGTAACCCTGTCACCATTGGGCGCAAGGAACTTGCGACGCGCGCTCTAAACGTGATGGAAAGCCGCCGCATCACCTCGCTGATGGTAGTGGATGAGGCAGGCCGCATCGAGGGTGTGGTCCACATTCACGACCTGTGGCGGACCGAAATGTTTTAA
- a CDS encoding cupin domain-containing protein: MPKFETKQLPVDRDAVAPDGSDVRALLGLTGGGMAHFELGSGQIARAVSHRTVEEIWYFIAGQGEMWRELDGVAETVEVYPGVCLTIPLGTCFQFRCTGKDPLEAIGVTMPPWPGEGEAVLMEGPWLPTVGPDRTPGTSASREA; the protein is encoded by the coding sequence ATGCCAAAATTCGAGACAAAGCAGCTCCCTGTTGATCGTGACGCCGTAGCCCCAGACGGGTCGGATGTCAGAGCTCTGCTGGGGCTCACGGGCGGCGGGATGGCGCATTTTGAACTCGGCTCAGGCCAGATTGCACGCGCTGTCAGTCACCGGACGGTGGAGGAAATCTGGTACTTCATCGCCGGCCAGGGCGAGATGTGGCGAGAGCTTGACGGCGTTGCCGAGACCGTGGAAGTCTATCCGGGTGTATGCCTTACCATTCCGCTGGGCACCTGCTTCCAGTTCCGCTGCACAGGGAAGGACCCGCTTGAGGCAATCGGCGTCACCATGCCTCCCTGGCCGGGTGAAGGGGAGGCTGTGCTTATGGAGGGCCCCTGGCTACCGACAGTCGGTCCTGACCGGACACCCGGAACCTCTGCCTCGCGGGAGGCTTAG
- a CDS encoding diguanylate cyclase has protein sequence MVPSKLPCSDLTDVHHGDGFKVLGHSGSNAGAAGTSNRRILKQTMAISIQQLKIRDQVLILVLPLLFALVGIIALFFYNYWQVGRITVSAQNRELAAMRADSLLQGTSQMSEGVRGYVLTGRQLFLDDYNSALASVFQDFVVLREIESDVPLMAPRVENIRKSVEDWKKTWADPLIEKVKAGRSSEATVAMLQGSEEFVGIQTTIRQFRGANQAAAAENRDQSQRIVHSGLISGAVLVGVFALLLAVLVHVISRNISNPVLQLTQASDRLRQGDFDLMLPPETDNEFGVLTRSFLHMSQSLRRDREELAAIKRFSESVTECTSESEVYDQILHAFRDRFNPAQVIIFKLRPEEDFLEVVASLHPLPTDVHDWPVIEGKNSCKAVRMGRPFRVNDVTVEPLCPGRFALPEDGSYYCGPLIAGGIIIGAIRLQGIKGFWTPERESLLESYLSTTASVLSNLQLLQTMREQANIDPLTGLYNRRFCKDYARKLMAMARRKDTSLGFLILDLDHFKNINDVYGHEIGDRVLKLFAKTITQSMRETNLTARLGGEEFVVILPDTGAKACQVVAERIRNAVALMNMPQVNEKPLPSITVSLGIAVYPEHGSTLEEMLQASDRALYESKRAGRNRATLYVAEIERRG, from the coding sequence TTGGTTCCTTCCAAGCTGCCCTGTTCTGATTTGACGGACGTGCACCACGGCGACGGATTCAAGGTCTTGGGCCATTCTGGCAGCAACGCCGGGGCTGCCGGGACGAGCAACCGCCGGATACTGAAGCAGACGATGGCTATCTCGATTCAACAATTGAAAATCAGGGACCAGGTGCTCATCCTGGTGCTGCCCCTGCTGTTCGCCTTGGTGGGAATCATCGCCCTGTTTTTTTACAACTACTGGCAAGTGGGGCGCATTACGGTCTCTGCGCAGAATCGAGAATTGGCCGCGATGAGGGCTGATTCTTTGCTGCAGGGCACCAGTCAAATGTCAGAAGGTGTGCGAGGGTATGTCCTGACCGGCCGGCAGTTGTTCCTGGACGATTATAATTCGGCCTTAGCTTCCGTGTTTCAGGATTTTGTCGTTCTTCGAGAAATCGAGTCAGACGTTCCTCTCATGGCGCCACGAGTGGAGAATATCCGAAAAAGTGTCGAAGATTGGAAGAAGACGTGGGCTGATCCATTGATCGAAAAAGTCAAGGCAGGGCGCTCCTCTGAGGCCACGGTTGCGATGCTCCAGGGCAGCGAGGAATTCGTCGGCATACAGACTACTATCCGTCAGTTCCGGGGCGCCAATCAGGCGGCTGCCGCAGAGAATAGAGACCAAAGCCAGCGGATCGTTCACTCCGGGCTCATCTCGGGCGCTGTGCTGGTGGGAGTGTTTGCGTTGCTTTTGGCGGTGTTGGTGCATGTGATCAGCCGCAACATTTCAAATCCTGTACTTCAGCTGACCCAGGCCTCAGACCGGCTCCGCCAGGGTGATTTTGATCTCATGCTGCCGCCGGAAACAGACAATGAATTCGGCGTCCTCACTCGAAGCTTTCTCCACATGTCCCAGTCCCTGCGGCGGGACCGGGAGGAACTCGCAGCCATCAAGCGTTTCTCGGAATCCGTTACCGAGTGCACATCAGAGAGCGAAGTCTACGACCAGATTCTGCACGCTTTCCGCGACCGCTTCAATCCGGCCCAGGTAATTATCTTCAAACTTCGCCCTGAGGAAGACTTTCTGGAGGTCGTGGCCTCTCTGCATCCTTTGCCGACGGATGTACACGACTGGCCAGTAATTGAAGGTAAAAACAGCTGTAAGGCTGTCCGCATGGGGCGCCCCTTCCGCGTGAACGACGTCACGGTGGAACCGCTTTGCCCCGGAAGGTTCGCTTTGCCGGAAGACGGCAGCTACTATTGCGGTCCGTTGATCGCCGGCGGCATCATTATCGGGGCCATTCGCCTGCAGGGGATAAAAGGGTTCTGGACGCCGGAGCGGGAGAGTCTTCTGGAAAGTTATCTCAGCACAACCGCTTCGGTGCTTTCCAACCTTCAACTGCTTCAGACCATGCGCGAGCAGGCCAACATCGACCCGCTCACAGGTTTATACAACCGGCGCTTCTGCAAGGACTATGCTCGCAAGCTGATGGCCATGGCCCGGCGCAAGGATACGTCTCTGGGTTTCCTCATCTTGGACCTTGACCACTTCAAGAACATCAACGACGTCTACGGCCACGAAATTGGCGACAGAGTCCTGAAGCTGTTTGCCAAAACAATCACGCAGTCAATGAGGGAGACCAATCTGACGGCGCGCCTGGGCGGGGAAGAGTTTGTCGTCATTCTTCCCGATACGGGCGCTAAAGCCTGCCAGGTGGTCGCCGAACGCATCCGGAATGCTGTGGCCCTTATGAATATGCCTCAAGTGAACGAAAAGCCACTGCCCAGTATCACTGTCAGTCTCGGTATCGCCGTCTATCCCGAACACGGCTCCACTCTTGAAGAAATGTTGCAGGCCAGCGACCGCGCTCTCTATGAATCCAAACGCGCCGGCCGCAACCGCGCCACTCTTTACGTTGCAGAAATTGAAAGACGCGGGTAG
- a CDS encoding 3-deoxy-8-phosphooctulonate synthase has product MKRAVRIGRLSLGQGRPLFLIAGPCVIESEPHALMMARRLSAVARRLGIPYIFKSSFDKANRTSASSYRGPGLERGLAILAEIRKKVGIPVLTDIHDASQVRAAAEVCDVLQIPAFLCRQTDLLEAAGRCGAAVNIKKGQFVSPWDMRSAIEKIERTGNRRILITERGTTFGYNNLVVDMRGLAVMRDWGYPVVLDCTHAVQLPGGEGQKSGGQPQFIETLARAGVGAGADGIFLEVHDRPEKALSDGSSALKLQNFAPLARRLRDLGKFVRQLR; this is encoded by the coding sequence ATGAAACGCGCGGTTCGCATCGGCAGGCTTTCACTCGGCCAGGGACGTCCCTTATTTCTAATCGCCGGCCCTTGTGTTATTGAGAGCGAACCGCACGCACTAATGATGGCCCGGCGTCTGAGCGCCGTCGCGCGCCGGCTGGGTATTCCGTATATCTTCAAATCGTCATTCGATAAAGCCAACCGGACTTCCGCGTCGTCTTATAGAGGGCCCGGCCTCGAGCGGGGGCTTGCGATACTGGCGGAGATCCGGAAGAAGGTTGGCATTCCCGTCCTTACCGACATTCATGATGCAAGCCAGGTACGGGCAGCGGCCGAAGTTTGTGACGTGCTCCAGATTCCCGCTTTCCTTTGCAGACAAACCGACCTGTTGGAAGCAGCCGGGCGCTGTGGCGCGGCTGTCAACATCAAGAAAGGCCAGTTCGTCTCCCCCTGGGACATGCGGAGCGCCATAGAGAAAATCGAGCGCACTGGAAACCGCCGGATTCTTATCACAGAGCGTGGAACCACTTTTGGATACAACAACCTGGTGGTTGATATGCGCGGGCTGGCCGTGATGCGCGACTGGGGTTATCCAGTAGTGCTCGATTGTACGCATGCGGTGCAGTTGCCGGGAGGAGAAGGGCAGAAGAGCGGAGGGCAGCCGCAGTTTATCGAAACTCTGGCAAGGGCAGGCGTGGGCGCCGGCGCCGACGGCATCTTTTTGGAAGTGCACGACCGCCCTGAGAAGGCGCTGTCGGACGGCTCATCCGCGTTGAAGCTCCAGAACTTTGCTCCGCTTGCCCGGAGGCTGCGGGACCTTGGCAAGTTTGTGCGCCAGTTACGTTGA
- a CDS encoding CTP synthase produces MSAKYIFVTGGVVSSLGKGLAAASIGCLLEARGLKVNLLKFDPYLNVDPGTMSPFQHGEVYVTDDGAETDLDLGHYERFTHARMRRENNCTAGRIYETIITKERRGDYLGKTVQVIPHVTDEIKAVIRKVGSDVDVAIVEVGGTVGDIESLPFLEAIRQMRQEQGRENVVFVHVTLVPFINASGELKTKPTQHSVKDLREIGIQPDILLCRTDRFLPSDIKSKIALFCSVQKDSVITAKDVGNIYEVPLVLAGEGLDTQIVKCWGLDPGECNLKPWTELVERLRGLHDEVSIAIVGKYVEYQESYKSLNEALVHGGLANNVLTNVVWLEAEGLEGEDWERQLDGFDGVLVPGGFGKRGIPGMLRGITYARTRKVPFLGICLGMQCAVIEYARNVCGLQGADSSEFDPSTPHRVIYKLRELRGIDELGGTMRLGAWTARLKPGSFAQEAYGQVEISERHRHRYEFNREYEATLVANGLEITGETPDGTYVEIVEIRDHPWFLGCQFHPEFKSRPLEPHPLFKAFIGAALAYRGERQSAVVEAATPAGQLIEEGNQSTG; encoded by the coding sequence ATGAGCGCCAAGTATATATTTGTGACCGGGGGGGTTGTAAGCTCACTGGGCAAGGGGCTTGCCGCGGCTTCGATCGGGTGCCTGCTGGAGGCACGAGGGCTGAAGGTTAACCTTCTCAAGTTTGATCCCTACCTGAACGTTGACCCAGGGACCATGAGCCCTTTTCAACATGGTGAGGTTTATGTTACCGATGATGGCGCAGAAACTGACCTGGACCTGGGCCACTACGAACGCTTTACCCATGCCCGCATGCGGCGCGAAAACAACTGCACGGCAGGACGAATTTACGAAACCATCATTACCAAGGAACGGCGCGGCGATTATCTTGGAAAGACCGTGCAGGTGATTCCACATGTCACCGATGAAATCAAGGCAGTCATTCGGAAGGTCGGCTCGGACGTAGACGTGGCTATTGTGGAAGTTGGCGGCACGGTGGGTGACATTGAATCGCTGCCATTCCTCGAAGCCATTCGCCAGATGCGGCAGGAACAGGGGCGTGAAAACGTGGTCTTTGTTCACGTTACACTGGTTCCTTTCATCAATGCTTCCGGCGAACTAAAAACTAAACCGACACAGCACTCAGTGAAGGATTTGAGGGAAATCGGTATCCAGCCGGATATCCTGCTTTGCCGCACGGACCGCTTTCTGCCCTCGGATATCAAATCGAAGATTGCACTTTTCTGCAGTGTCCAGAAAGACTCGGTGATCACGGCAAAGGATGTAGGAAATATTTACGAAGTCCCGCTGGTGCTGGCCGGCGAAGGTCTGGACACGCAGATCGTGAAGTGCTGGGGTTTGGATCCTGGCGAGTGCAACTTGAAACCCTGGACCGAACTTGTGGAACGGCTGCGAGGCCTTCATGATGAGGTTTCTATTGCGATTGTGGGCAAATACGTTGAATACCAGGAATCCTACAAGAGTCTGAATGAAGCGCTCGTGCACGGTGGCTTGGCTAACAATGTGCTCACCAATGTAGTTTGGCTTGAGGCCGAAGGCCTTGAGGGCGAAGACTGGGAACGGCAGCTTGATGGATTCGACGGCGTGCTGGTGCCGGGCGGCTTTGGCAAGCGGGGCATTCCGGGCATGCTGCGCGGCATTACTTATGCTCGCACGCGAAAAGTGCCTTTCCTGGGGATCTGTCTCGGAATGCAGTGCGCGGTGATCGAATATGCGCGAAATGTATGCGGGCTGCAGGGGGCGGATAGCTCTGAGTTTGACCCCTCCACGCCGCACCGGGTGATCTACAAGCTGCGCGAGCTGCGCGGCATTGACGAGCTTGGCGGCACCATGCGGCTGGGCGCCTGGACGGCCCGCCTGAAACCCGGCTCCTTCGCCCAGGAAGCCTACGGCCAGGTTGAAATTTCTGAACGCCACCGGCACCGCTATGAGTTCAATCGTGAATATGAGGCTACGTTGGTGGCCAACGGGTTGGAAATAACCGGAGAAACGCCGGATGGTACCTACGTGGAAATCGTCGAAATTCGCGACCATCCCTGGTTCCTTGGCTGCCAGTTTCACCCGGAGTTCAAATCACGCCCACTGGAACCGCATCCATTGTTCAAAGCGTTTATCGGAGCCGCGCTGGCCTATCGTGGGGAGCGACAGTCAGCGGTCGTTGAGGCTGCAACCCCCGCCGGCCAACTGATCGAGGAGGGCAATCAGTCTACGGGCTAG
- a CDS encoding VWA domain-containing protein — translation MLGHITGRAFRIGLGPCLVFLALAGLPLLCLASGDKSADQPDTKNQVPDVEVRRPPINTTPIQMNVDRVIVPVTVTDPFDRIVTGLGQDNFEIFDDKVEQKILTFATEDAPISVGMVFDTSGSMSDKIQKSKEAALEFFKTSNPEDVFMLISFSNRPYMVSSFTDNYENILDRMLFVKAGGRTSLLDAIYLGLSRMKKTDTSRKALLVISDGGDNHSRYTERDIKRAVKEADVQIYAIGIFEPLADRDRTPEEAAGPSLLSELANISGGRMFSVEDPSELPDIAEKISIQLRNQYVIGYKPSNLVRDGHWRRIKVKLNPPRGLPPLQVYARTGYYAPTQ, via the coding sequence ATGCTGGGACACATCACTGGGCGCGCATTCCGTATAGGTTTGGGTCCGTGTCTGGTTTTTTTGGCCCTCGCGGGCTTGCCGTTGCTCTGCCTTGCGTCGGGCGATAAATCAGCAGACCAACCCGATACAAAAAATCAGGTGCCGGATGTTGAAGTCCGTCGACCTCCTATCAATACGACGCCCATCCAGATGAACGTTGACAGGGTGATCGTTCCAGTGACCGTGACGGACCCTTTCGATCGAATTGTCACAGGCCTTGGCCAGGACAATTTTGAAATCTTTGATGACAAGGTTGAGCAAAAGATTTTGACGTTTGCCACGGAAGATGCACCCATCTCCGTTGGCATGGTGTTTGATACGAGCGGTTCGATGTCTGACAAGATCCAGAAGTCCAAGGAGGCAGCCCTCGAGTTCTTTAAGACATCTAACCCCGAAGACGTGTTTATGCTGATCAGTTTCAGCAACCGTCCGTATATGGTGTCTTCGTTCACGGACAATTATGAAAACATTCTCGATAGAATGCTTTTTGTAAAGGCTGGAGGCAGGACTTCTCTGCTCGACGCGATTTACCTCGGCTTGAGCCGAATGAAAAAAACGGATACTAGTCGGAAGGCGCTGCTGGTGATTTCTGACGGTGGAGACAATCACAGCAGATATACTGAAAGAGACATCAAGCGCGCCGTCAAGGAGGCGGATGTCCAGATTTATGCTATCGGAATTTTTGAGCCACTGGCTGACCGCGATCGAACGCCGGAAGAGGCCGCAGGCCCTTCATTACTCTCCGAATTGGCCAACATTTCAGGCGGAAGGATGTTTTCAGTTGAAGACCCCAGCGAACTGCCGGATATCGCAGAAAAAATCTCAATTCAATTGCGGAACCAATACGTCATTGGATACAAGCCCTCGAATCTTGTGCGGGACGGACACTGGCGGCGGATCAAAGTCAAGCTTAATCCGCCACGCGGACTACCACCCTTGCAAGTTTATGCCCGGACTGGATATTATGCCCCAACTCAATAG
- a CDS encoding VWA domain-containing protein, with the protein MPGLDIMPQLNRRSPSLLLPFRQVLFTGLASLLFCTALLAQDPAAPKTPPPTPQKNDQYKINVNVNLVVLHATVVDKQGRMVENLAEKDFRVLEDGAQQKLSVFSHADIPVTMGIDIDDSGSMRDKRAAVNEAAVTFVKTSNPDDQVFVVNFNDEYYLDTPGNFASNMEELKGALAKIDSRGGTALYDAVSASIDHLKLGNRDKKAILIISDGEDNASRYSFPDLLRQAQQSNAVIYCIGLLGEEHPGGLFKIHGGGDKRAEKVLTQLAEATGGKAYFPRSLDQVEPICVSIARDIRNQYTLGYYPTNAKKDGSFRRVEIELTDHRDIKRYTVRTRPGYYAPKGEGSEAVAASRQE; encoded by the coding sequence ATGCCCGGACTGGATATTATGCCCCAACTCAATAGGAGATCACCCTCGCTTTTGCTACCCTTCAGACAGGTTTTATTTACCGGCCTTGCCTCCCTCCTTTTCTGCACAGCACTGCTGGCGCAGGACCCTGCAGCCCCTAAGACGCCACCTCCCACTCCCCAGAAGAACGACCAGTACAAGATCAATGTCAACGTGAACCTGGTGGTCCTTCACGCGACGGTGGTTGATAAGCAGGGGCGCATGGTCGAAAACCTCGCCGAAAAGGACTTCCGCGTGCTCGAGGACGGCGCCCAGCAGAAGTTGTCGGTCTTCAGCCATGCCGACATTCCCGTGACCATGGGAATTGACATCGATGACAGCGGCAGCATGCGCGACAAACGGGCGGCCGTGAATGAGGCGGCGGTCACCTTCGTAAAAACCTCCAACCCGGATGATCAGGTTTTTGTGGTGAATTTCAATGACGAATACTACCTGGACACACCCGGGAATTTTGCCAGCAATATGGAGGAACTGAAAGGCGCTCTGGCCAAAATTGATTCCCGTGGCGGCACGGCGCTCTATGACGCGGTTTCCGCATCGATCGACCACCTGAAACTTGGCAACCGCGACAAGAAGGCTATCCTGATCATTTCTGACGGCGAAGACAACGCCAGCCGCTATTCCTTCCCGGACCTGCTGCGGCAGGCCCAGCAGTCAAACGCCGTGATCTACTGCATTGGACTGCTTGGCGAGGAACATCCCGGAGGGCTGTTCAAGATCCACGGCGGCGGCGACAAGCGGGCTGAAAAAGTGCTAACACAACTGGCCGAGGCCACAGGCGGGAAAGCATATTTCCCCAGGTCCCTCGACCAGGTTGAGCCTATCTGCGTCAGTATCGCACGCGACATTCGCAACCAATACACGCTTGGCTACTACCCGACAAATGCAAAAAAAGACGGCTCATTCCGAAGGGTTGAGATCGAGCTCACCGACCATCGCGACATCAAGCGCTACACTGTGAGAACGCGTCCTGGATACTATGCGCCGAAAGGCGAGGGATCAGAGGCCGTTGCAGCCAGCCGCCAGGAATAA